Proteins encoded by one window of Melanotaenia boesemani isolate fMelBoe1 chromosome 10, fMelBoe1.pri, whole genome shotgun sequence:
- the osbpl5 gene encoding oxysterol-binding protein-related protein 5 isoform X2: protein MKEENLFHRRLSLCPSATSPPKIDPRTLTRNLSYGGDNDLYNLSPGKETDRNGLSMLSNELSPAQSPGSKSESRMFNGVEKDCPSPTEKLARKESLKLQKQNYRQEKKRAAKELSSALKDPSVVMMSNWLKIRGSLKSWTKLWCALRPGVLLIYKTPKTDHWVGTILLSACKLIERPSKKDGFCFKLYHPLEKSIWAVKGPKGENVGSITQPLPSNYLIFRAASESDGRCWMDALELALSCSSLYKLTAKTGKEGDISMSSESSHILHLLQSSPLTDTELLQLNDAALLGNHHMEHDGFSDKSERETHDEWDTTVNENGGRLTEESDMEQSDDLSPGPQATAYVEQSTEEMAEAGEASQVETVSEENKGLIWSLLKQLRPGMDLSKVVLPTFILEPRSFLDKLSDYYYHADLLSQAALEESAYGRIKQVLRWYLSGFYKKPKGLKKPYNPILGETFRCCWLHPQTDSCTFYIAEQVSHHPPISAFYICNRKDGFSISGSILAKSKFYGNSLSAVLEGRARLLFLSREEEYVITMPYAHCKGILYGTMTLELGGKVSIKCEKTKCFAELEFKLKPFLGGAGSVNQISGKIFVGEEVLATVDGHWDSEVFIHEKRSGQQETLWNPSTDIRSRRLKRQVVQLDQQGEFESERLWQHVTRAILDRDQLQATQEKFVLEEAQRREAKERGDKPWIPRLFQQDPDTSDWTYRHMDSQPWDPEHCLVQFEKDSVIQTHERSQRQQNGLSYSHSWASQHKVGVNGKHRKASSQPSSCSQNTESSSTTPEPTHESSDNEGFSNQCSRCCKEMKDITLIEASITSIQKTQQDIQRNLVALGRQLSRQRATDDSVSLTGRHCLILCILLLSQLLLNYIFT, encoded by the exons ATGAAGGAGGAGAATTTGTTCCATCGGAGGCTTTCTCTGTGCCCCAGCGCCACTTCCCCACCTAAAATTGACCCCCGCACCCTGACCCGGAACCTCTCTTATGGAGGAGACAATGACCTCTACAACCTCAGTCCAG GcaaagagacagacaggaacgGTCTCTCCATGCTGAGTAATGAACTTAGTCCTGCCCAATCACCAGGCAGCAAG TCTGAGTCCAGGATGTTTAATGGTGTCGAGAAGGACTGCCCCTCCCCCACAGAGAAGCTCGCCCGAAAGGAGTCTCTCAAG CTGCAAAAGCAGAATTACAGACAGGAGAAGAAACGGGCAGCTAAAGAACTGTCCAGTGCGCTGAAGGATCCCAGTGTTGTTATGATGTCTAACTGGCTGAAG ATCCGTGGCTCTTTAAAAAGTTGGACCAAGCTGTGGTGCGCTCTAAGGCCTGGAGTACTGTTGATCTATAAGACCCCCAAAACAGATCACTGGGTGGGCACCATTCTGCTTAGTGCCTGCAAGCTGATTGAGAGACCCTCGAAGAAGGACGGGTTCTGCTTCAAGCTCTACCACCCACTAGAGAAATCCATCTGGGCTGTCAAG GGTCCCAAAGGGGAGAACGTTGGTTCCATCACGCAGCCTTTACCCAGCAACTACCTGATCTTCAGAGCTGCATCAGAGTCTGATG GCCGGTGCTGGATGGATGCCCTGGAGCTGGCTCTAAGCTGCTCCAGTCTCTACAAGCTGACAGCCAAAACTGGGAAAGAGGGAGATATCAGCATGTCTTCAGAGTCCTCGCATATACTCCACCTGCTACAGTCTTCTCCACTCACTGACACAGAGCTGCTACA GTTGAATGACGCAGCCCTGCTTGGCAATCACCACATGGAGCATGACGGCTTCTCAGACAAATCTGAGCGCGAGACTCATGATGAATGGGACACTACAGTAAATGAAAATGGTGGAAGGCTGACAGAGGAGAGTGACATGGAACAGTCAGACGATTTATCCCCCGGGCCACAAGCTACAGCCTATGTGGAGCAGAGCACAGAGGAGATGGCTGAG GCTGGAGAGGCATCCCAGGTGGAGACTGTGTCAGAGGAAAACAAGGGTCTCATCTGGAGCCTGCTGAAGCAGCTGCGGCCGGGCATGGACCTGTCAAAGGTGGTGCTGCCGACCTTCATCCTGGAGCCACGATCCTTCTTGGACAAGCTATCCGACTACTATTACCACGCTGATCTGCTCTCACA AGCTGCACTAGAGGAAAGTGCATATGGTCGAATCAAGCAGGTCCTGAGATGGTATTTGTCTGGCTTCTACAAGAAGCCCAAG GGTCTGAAAAAACCTTACAACCCAATCTTGGGGGAGACATTTCGCTGCTGCTGGCTTCATCCTCAAACTGACAGCTGCACTTTCTACATAGCTGAGCAG GTGTCCCACCACCCGCCCATCTCTGCCTTTTATATCTGCAATAGAAAGGATGGCTTTTCTATCAGTGGAAGCATCCTGGCCAAGTCCAAGTTCTATG GTAATTCTCTGTCAGCTGTTCTGGAGGGCAGAGCTAGACTACTGTTCCTGAGCAGGGAAGAGGAGTATGTCATCACCATGCCCTACGCTCACTGCAAAG GTATTTTGTATGGCACTATGACACTAGAGCTGGGAGGAAAAGTTTCCATCAAGtgtgagaaaacaaaatgttttgcagAGCTTGAGTTCAAACTGAAg CCTTTCCTCGGAGGTGCGGGCTCCGTAAACCAGATAAGTGGGAAGATCTTTGTGGGAGAGGAGGTGCTGGCCACCGTAGATGGACACTGG GACAGCGAGGTGTTCATTCATGAGAAGCGCTCTGGTCAGCAGGAGACTTTGTGGAACCCAAGTACAGACATCCGGAGCAGACGTCTCAAGAGACAAGTGGTCCAGTTAGACCAGCAGGGAGAGTTTGAGTCTGAAAG ACTGTGGCAGCATGTGACCAGGGCCATCCTGGATCGGGACCAACTGCAGGCCACCCAAGAGAAGTTTGTTCTAGAGGAGGCTCAGCGGAGAGAGGCCAAAGAGAGGGGAGACAAACCCTGGATCCCAAGACTTTTCCAGCAGGACCCTGACACCTCTGACTGGACCTACAGGCACATGGA CTCTCAGCCGTGGGACCCTGAACACTGTCTCGTCCAGTTTGAGAAGGACAGTGTGATTCAGACACACGAGAGAAGCCAGAGACAACAGAATGGGCTTTCCTACAGTCACAGCTGGGCCAGTCAACACAAG GTGGGGGTGAATGGGAAGCACAGGAAGGCCAGCAGCCAGCCGTCCAGCTGCAGCCAGAACACTGAAAGCAGCAGCACCACGCCAGAACCCACACACGAGTCCTCGGACAATGAAG GCTTTTCAAACCAGTGTTCCCGTTGCTGTAAGGAGATGAAGGACATCACCCTGATCGAGGCTTCTATCACGTCCATACAGAAGACACAGCAAGACATTCAGAG GAACCTGGTGGCTCTGGGTCGTCAGCTGTCTCGTCAGAGGGCAACAGACGACAGCGTGTCGTTAACGGGTCGTCACTGTCTCATCCTCTGCATCCTGCTCCTCTCCCAGCTCCTCCTCAATTACATCTTCACCTGA
- the osbpl5 gene encoding oxysterol-binding protein-related protein 5 isoform X1, whose protein sequence is MKTVLTINTERELHPLRQMVQQKLDEDKQGVRMKEENLFHRRLSLCPSATSPPKIDPRTLTRNLSYGGDNDLYNLSPGKETDRNGLSMLSNELSPAQSPGSKSESRMFNGVEKDCPSPTEKLARKESLKLQKQNYRQEKKRAAKELSSALKDPSVVMMSNWLKIRGSLKSWTKLWCALRPGVLLIYKTPKTDHWVGTILLSACKLIERPSKKDGFCFKLYHPLEKSIWAVKGPKGENVGSITQPLPSNYLIFRAASESDGRCWMDALELALSCSSLYKLTAKTGKEGDISMSSESSHILHLLQSSPLTDTELLQLNDAALLGNHHMEHDGFSDKSERETHDEWDTTVNENGGRLTEESDMEQSDDLSPGPQATAYVEQSTEEMAEAGEASQVETVSEENKGLIWSLLKQLRPGMDLSKVVLPTFILEPRSFLDKLSDYYYHADLLSQAALEESAYGRIKQVLRWYLSGFYKKPKGLKKPYNPILGETFRCCWLHPQTDSCTFYIAEQVSHHPPISAFYICNRKDGFSISGSILAKSKFYGNSLSAVLEGRARLLFLSREEEYVITMPYAHCKGILYGTMTLELGGKVSIKCEKTKCFAELEFKLKPFLGGAGSVNQISGKIFVGEEVLATVDGHWDSEVFIHEKRSGQQETLWNPSTDIRSRRLKRQVVQLDQQGEFESERLWQHVTRAILDRDQLQATQEKFVLEEAQRREAKERGDKPWIPRLFQQDPDTSDWTYRHMDSQPWDPEHCLVQFEKDSVIQTHERSQRQQNGLSYSHSWASQHKVGVNGKHRKASSQPSSCSQNTESSSTTPEPTHESSDNEGFSNQCSRCCKEMKDITLIEASITSIQKTQQDIQRNLVALGRQLSRQRATDDSVSLTGRHCLILCILLLSQLLLNYIFT, encoded by the exons AGGACAAGCAAGGTGTCAGGATGAAGGAGGAGAATTTGTTCCATCGGAGGCTTTCTCTGTGCCCCAGCGCCACTTCCCCACCTAAAATTGACCCCCGCACCCTGACCCGGAACCTCTCTTATGGAGGAGACAATGACCTCTACAACCTCAGTCCAG GcaaagagacagacaggaacgGTCTCTCCATGCTGAGTAATGAACTTAGTCCTGCCCAATCACCAGGCAGCAAG TCTGAGTCCAGGATGTTTAATGGTGTCGAGAAGGACTGCCCCTCCCCCACAGAGAAGCTCGCCCGAAAGGAGTCTCTCAAG CTGCAAAAGCAGAATTACAGACAGGAGAAGAAACGGGCAGCTAAAGAACTGTCCAGTGCGCTGAAGGATCCCAGTGTTGTTATGATGTCTAACTGGCTGAAG ATCCGTGGCTCTTTAAAAAGTTGGACCAAGCTGTGGTGCGCTCTAAGGCCTGGAGTACTGTTGATCTATAAGACCCCCAAAACAGATCACTGGGTGGGCACCATTCTGCTTAGTGCCTGCAAGCTGATTGAGAGACCCTCGAAGAAGGACGGGTTCTGCTTCAAGCTCTACCACCCACTAGAGAAATCCATCTGGGCTGTCAAG GGTCCCAAAGGGGAGAACGTTGGTTCCATCACGCAGCCTTTACCCAGCAACTACCTGATCTTCAGAGCTGCATCAGAGTCTGATG GCCGGTGCTGGATGGATGCCCTGGAGCTGGCTCTAAGCTGCTCCAGTCTCTACAAGCTGACAGCCAAAACTGGGAAAGAGGGAGATATCAGCATGTCTTCAGAGTCCTCGCATATACTCCACCTGCTACAGTCTTCTCCACTCACTGACACAGAGCTGCTACA GTTGAATGACGCAGCCCTGCTTGGCAATCACCACATGGAGCATGACGGCTTCTCAGACAAATCTGAGCGCGAGACTCATGATGAATGGGACACTACAGTAAATGAAAATGGTGGAAGGCTGACAGAGGAGAGTGACATGGAACAGTCAGACGATTTATCCCCCGGGCCACAAGCTACAGCCTATGTGGAGCAGAGCACAGAGGAGATGGCTGAG GCTGGAGAGGCATCCCAGGTGGAGACTGTGTCAGAGGAAAACAAGGGTCTCATCTGGAGCCTGCTGAAGCAGCTGCGGCCGGGCATGGACCTGTCAAAGGTGGTGCTGCCGACCTTCATCCTGGAGCCACGATCCTTCTTGGACAAGCTATCCGACTACTATTACCACGCTGATCTGCTCTCACA AGCTGCACTAGAGGAAAGTGCATATGGTCGAATCAAGCAGGTCCTGAGATGGTATTTGTCTGGCTTCTACAAGAAGCCCAAG GGTCTGAAAAAACCTTACAACCCAATCTTGGGGGAGACATTTCGCTGCTGCTGGCTTCATCCTCAAACTGACAGCTGCACTTTCTACATAGCTGAGCAG GTGTCCCACCACCCGCCCATCTCTGCCTTTTATATCTGCAATAGAAAGGATGGCTTTTCTATCAGTGGAAGCATCCTGGCCAAGTCCAAGTTCTATG GTAATTCTCTGTCAGCTGTTCTGGAGGGCAGAGCTAGACTACTGTTCCTGAGCAGGGAAGAGGAGTATGTCATCACCATGCCCTACGCTCACTGCAAAG GTATTTTGTATGGCACTATGACACTAGAGCTGGGAGGAAAAGTTTCCATCAAGtgtgagaaaacaaaatgttttgcagAGCTTGAGTTCAAACTGAAg CCTTTCCTCGGAGGTGCGGGCTCCGTAAACCAGATAAGTGGGAAGATCTTTGTGGGAGAGGAGGTGCTGGCCACCGTAGATGGACACTGG GACAGCGAGGTGTTCATTCATGAGAAGCGCTCTGGTCAGCAGGAGACTTTGTGGAACCCAAGTACAGACATCCGGAGCAGACGTCTCAAGAGACAAGTGGTCCAGTTAGACCAGCAGGGAGAGTTTGAGTCTGAAAG ACTGTGGCAGCATGTGACCAGGGCCATCCTGGATCGGGACCAACTGCAGGCCACCCAAGAGAAGTTTGTTCTAGAGGAGGCTCAGCGGAGAGAGGCCAAAGAGAGGGGAGACAAACCCTGGATCCCAAGACTTTTCCAGCAGGACCCTGACACCTCTGACTGGACCTACAGGCACATGGA CTCTCAGCCGTGGGACCCTGAACACTGTCTCGTCCAGTTTGAGAAGGACAGTGTGATTCAGACACACGAGAGAAGCCAGAGACAACAGAATGGGCTTTCCTACAGTCACAGCTGGGCCAGTCAACACAAG GTGGGGGTGAATGGGAAGCACAGGAAGGCCAGCAGCCAGCCGTCCAGCTGCAGCCAGAACACTGAAAGCAGCAGCACCACGCCAGAACCCACACACGAGTCCTCGGACAATGAAG GCTTTTCAAACCAGTGTTCCCGTTGCTGTAAGGAGATGAAGGACATCACCCTGATCGAGGCTTCTATCACGTCCATACAGAAGACACAGCAAGACATTCAGAG GAACCTGGTGGCTCTGGGTCGTCAGCTGTCTCGTCAGAGGGCAACAGACGACAGCGTGTCGTTAACGGGTCGTCACTGTCTCATCCTCTGCATCCTGCTCCTCTCCCAGCTCCTCCTCAATTACATCTTCACCTGA